The following are from one region of the Synechococcus sp. CBW1108 genome:
- a CDS encoding putative selenate ABC transporter substrate-binding protein: MTSRKRFLTLLAGFCLALVPAALVQQANSKPELRIGAIPDQNPEKLNRLYSLVANELSQQLGVKVTYVPVTDYTAAVSAFRTGSLDLVWFGGLTGVQASLQKAGAQMLAQRDIDAQFYSVFIANTRSGLKPIQNQKGLVALRNTRFTFGSESSTSGRLMPEYFLRQAGVNLDDFAGGAPGFSGSHDATIALVQSGAYDAGAVNEQVWKSSLRSGKANRAKVVQIWRTPSYPDYLWLGQPNLNQRFGKGFSTKLQQAILSWRSSDPEQKQILNLFGTQQFTTVNPAEYKKIEQVGRQIGKIR, from the coding sequence ATGACCAGCCGAAAACGTTTTCTGACCCTCCTGGCTGGCTTCTGTCTGGCGCTTGTGCCGGCGGCCCTGGTGCAGCAGGCCAACTCCAAACCTGAGCTGCGCATCGGCGCCATCCCCGACCAGAACCCCGAAAAACTCAATCGCCTCTACTCCCTGGTGGCCAACGAGCTCAGCCAGCAACTAGGCGTAAAGGTTACCTACGTGCCCGTAACCGACTACACGGCCGCCGTCAGTGCATTCCGCACCGGAAGCCTGGATCTGGTCTGGTTTGGCGGGCTCACCGGCGTGCAGGCCAGCCTGCAGAAAGCAGGGGCCCAGATGCTGGCCCAGCGAGACATCGATGCCCAGTTCTACAGCGTGTTCATTGCCAACACCCGCAGTGGCCTCAAGCCGATCCAGAACCAGAAGGGCCTGGTGGCACTCAGAAACACGCGCTTCACCTTCGGCTCGGAGAGTTCCACCTCTGGCCGGCTGATGCCCGAATACTTTCTCCGCCAGGCTGGCGTCAACCTCGACGACTTCGCCGGTGGCGCCCCAGGCTTCAGCGGCAGCCACGACGCCACAATTGCTCTGGTGCAAAGCGGGGCCTACGACGCCGGCGCGGTTAATGAGCAGGTATGGAAGAGCAGCCTGCGCAGCGGCAAGGCAAACCGGGCCAAGGTGGTGCAGATCTGGCGCACCCCCAGCTACCCCGACTACCTGTGGCTAGGCCAGCCCAACCTCAACCAACGCTTCGGCAAGGGCTTCAGCACCAAACTGCAGCAGGCGATTCTCAGTTGGCGCTCCAGTGATCCCGAGCAGAAACAGATCTTGAACCTGTTTGGGACCCAGCAGTTCACCACCGTGAACCCGGCTGAATACAAGAAGATCGAGCAGGTGGGCCGCCAGATCGGCAAAATTCGTTGA
- a CDS encoding urea transporter translates to MLEPAVDLPSRLQRLLPTMGTLHQLHRPVARLNPGLVSLLACLRGFAQVIFINNPLSGLVLLLAFLVQSPWCALLALLGTAASHCTARLLGLAEGLRSEGIYGFNGALVGCAVANLAQFDRPLSSLIWAVLVLLGGALTTLLLEGLGRGINRSLGLPPLTLPFILVSWGLLGLASLAPAAALALAEPTPMPELASTSQALAHGLLRSAGQVFLCPNPWSGLLVLIATALASPLAAGLGLLGALAGMATGLLLDVPLGAIAQGLWGYNGLLVAIALGGIFYAPSWASLAVGLGGAALASLFQFGWGLTPAQGWPSLTLAFVLATWVIQLLVRRALPALIPVSLHAILTPEEHRQRYVLARTLLADFRQNLHLAISGQRRAFLAGRVPALLRQQMSALFQRLDQDGNGDISAAELLDGLGIDPQQAGEAGVLAAQLASVLQAMDLDGDGRVDAEEFGELMLRLQRLRLGEARLLNYLLPVDANGDDRLDPAELRRLLASVGERPLNAEEESYLFSHSADGLTWLQFVDHLLLT, encoded by the coding sequence TTGCTCGAGCCTGCTGTTGACCTGCCCTCCAGGCTTCAACGGCTGTTGCCCACTATGGGCACCCTGCATCAGCTGCATCGCCCAGTAGCACGACTCAACCCCGGCCTGGTTTCGCTGCTGGCGTGTTTGCGTGGCTTTGCCCAGGTGATCTTCATCAACAATCCCCTCAGCGGTCTGGTGTTGCTTCTCGCCTTCCTGGTGCAGTCGCCATGGTGTGCCCTCTTGGCCCTGCTGGGTACCGCAGCTTCCCATTGCACAGCTCGGCTTCTCGGCTTGGCTGAGGGGTTGCGGAGCGAGGGGATCTACGGCTTCAACGGCGCCCTGGTGGGCTGCGCCGTCGCCAATCTCGCCCAGTTCGATCGCCCCTTGTCCAGCTTGATTTGGGCTGTTTTGGTGCTGCTTGGTGGGGCGCTGACCACCTTGCTGCTTGAGGGGCTGGGCAGGGGAATCAACCGTTCCCTGGGGCTACCACCACTCACCCTGCCTTTCATTCTTGTTAGTTGGGGCTTGCTGGGGTTGGCTTCGCTTGCGCCGGCGGCGGCATTGGCGCTGGCCGAACCGACCCCGATGCCCGAGCTGGCCAGCACCTCCCAGGCCCTCGCCCATGGGCTGCTTCGATCCGCGGGTCAGGTTTTTCTCTGCCCAAACCCCTGGAGTGGCTTGCTGGTGTTAATTGCTACAGCCCTCGCCAGCCCCCTTGCCGCAGGCCTGGGTTTACTTGGTGCCCTAGCTGGCATGGCAACCGGCCTTCTGCTCGATGTCCCTTTGGGCGCGATCGCCCAGGGCCTCTGGGGATACAACGGCTTGCTGGTGGCGATTGCCTTGGGTGGGATTTTTTACGCCCCCAGCTGGGCCAGCTTGGCGGTGGGTCTGGGAGGGGCGGCTCTGGCGAGTCTGTTCCAGTTTGGCTGGGGCCTCACTCCAGCCCAGGGCTGGCCTTCGCTCACCTTGGCTTTTGTGCTTGCCACCTGGGTGATTCAGCTGCTGGTGCGTCGTGCCTTGCCGGCCCTGATTCCGGTTTCGCTGCACGCCATCTTGACTCCGGAGGAGCATCGCCAGCGCTATGTGTTGGCCCGCACCCTGCTTGCCGATTTTCGTCAAAACCTGCACCTGGCAATCAGCGGCCAGCGCCGCGCTTTTTTGGCTGGACGGGTTCCGGCGCTGCTGCGGCAACAAATGTCGGCCTTGTTTCAGCGACTCGATCAAGACGGCAATGGCGATATCAGTGCGGCGGAGCTGCTCGATGGTCTGGGGATTGATCCCCAGCAAGCCGGAGAGGCTGGAGTGCTGGCAGCCCAGTTGGCAAGTGTGCTGCAGGCCATGGACCTGGATGGGGATGGCCGGGTGGATGCCGAGGAGTTTGGTGAGCTGATGCTTCGCCTGCAGCGCTTGCGCCTTGGCGAGGCTCGCCTGCTCAACTATCTGCTGCCAGTCGATGCCAACGGCGATGACAGGCTTGATCCGGCCGAACTCAGGCGTCTGCTGGCCAGTGTGGGCGAACGTCCCCTTAATGCTGAGGAGGAGTCCTATCTCTTCAGCCACTCTGCCGATGGCCTCACCTGGCTCCAGTTTGTAGACCACCTGCTACTTACATGA
- a CDS encoding arginase family protein — MRRNGYRFLSKPYVSFDVDSMDSTICKGTGTPVPGGIWVDEARQLTRCLLADPRVCCWEICEINPHLDTLNTLAEVSLSLYQEVLEVLDARL, encoded by the coding sequence CTGCGGCGCAATGGATATCGGTTCCTCAGCAAGCCCTATGTAAGCTTTGATGTGGATTCCATGGACTCCACTATCTGTAAGGGCACCGGCACGCCCGTGCCTGGTGGCATTTGGGTTGATGAGGCTCGCCAGCTCACCCGGTGCCTACTGGCAGACCCCAGGGTCTGCTGCTGGGAAATCTGCGAGATCAATCCCCATCTAGATACTCTAAATACCTTGGCTGAAGTGTCACTGAGCCTTTATCAGGAGGTGTTAGAGGTGCTCGACGCCCGTCTCTAG
- a CDS encoding IS5 family transposase codes for MYVFQHAGQLSIEEFYTPFGGKLDPNNRWLLLRNLIPWMPLESQYAPQFSAKTGAPAKPFQMAFGALYIQQRLGVTDRETVQLITESPYLQFFIGLSAYQAMPPFDPSMMVHFRKRIGPDLIKICNDMTKANGIAMIKEMLVSAEEDDSEQEEEQQLAAIDEALGVKPATLDPESNWGTLILDATCVPDDIPYPVDLRLLNEAREATEKIIDELFKQLQGKINRKPRCNRDKARNRFLAIIKKKKPKCAEIREVKRFQLNEIRRNLRAIDQMIHCGAMLLELGTQLYRKLLITSELYRQQQEMYDADSRRIDDRIVNLSKPHVRPIVRGKAGRRTEFGAKISISDDNGFVDVDRISWDNYNEANDLIARTKQYKEERGYYPARICADSIYMTLGNKKFCAENNIRLSGRPRKKQVEAEVQTAEQQELFKSDLRKRSVIEGRIGTSKRKYGLDRIMTKLIETSRTVITMAFFVMNAEKVLRLLRLLLSILVSVYILMLYLLASWRRPALLWAA; via the coding sequence ATGTACGTTTTTCAGCACGCAGGTCAGCTATCGATCGAGGAGTTTTACACGCCCTTCGGCGGCAAACTAGATCCTAATAATCGCTGGCTTCTGCTTCGTAACCTGATTCCATGGATGCCGCTGGAAAGCCAGTATGCACCCCAATTCAGTGCCAAGACAGGAGCACCGGCCAAGCCGTTTCAGATGGCGTTCGGTGCGCTGTACATCCAGCAACGCCTGGGAGTGACAGACCGCGAAACAGTTCAGCTGATCACGGAATCACCGTATCTACAATTTTTCATTGGCTTGAGTGCATACCAGGCAATGCCCCCGTTTGATCCATCGATGATGGTGCATTTTCGTAAGCGCATTGGCCCTGATCTGATCAAGATCTGCAATGACATGACCAAGGCCAATGGCATTGCGATGATTAAAGAGATGCTGGTTTCGGCGGAGGAGGATGATAGTGAACAAGAAGAGGAGCAACAGCTTGCTGCCATCGACGAAGCGCTAGGGGTGAAGCCTGCAACGTTGGATCCTGAAAGTAACTGGGGTACTCTGATTCTTGATGCAACCTGCGTGCCTGATGACATTCCCTACCCAGTAGATCTGAGGTTGCTCAACGAAGCGAGAGAGGCCACTGAGAAGATCATCGACGAACTGTTCAAGCAGTTGCAGGGAAAGATCAATCGTAAACCCCGCTGCAACCGGGATAAAGCTCGGAATCGGTTTCTGGCGATCATCAAGAAGAAAAAGCCCAAATGCGCCGAGATCCGTGAAGTCAAGCGCTTTCAGCTCAACGAGATCCGGAGAAACCTCAGAGCAATTGATCAGATGATCCATTGCGGTGCCATGCTTTTGGAGCTTGGAACCCAGCTCTACCGCAAGCTGCTGATCACCAGTGAACTGTACCGGCAGCAGCAGGAGATGTATGACGCTGATAGCCGGCGCATCGACGATCGGATTGTCAATTTGTCAAAACCACACGTGCGGCCGATCGTGAGGGGCAAGGCGGGAAGGCGAACAGAGTTCGGTGCGAAGATCTCAATATCAGATGATAATGGCTTTGTCGATGTGGATCGAATCAGCTGGGACAACTACAATGAAGCCAACGACCTGATCGCACGTACCAAGCAATACAAGGAAGAGCGAGGGTACTATCCAGCACGAATCTGTGCCGATTCAATCTATATGACATTAGGCAACAAGAAGTTCTGCGCAGAAAATAACATCAGACTCAGTGGCCGTCCACGCAAGAAGCAGGTAGAGGCCGAGGTGCAGACAGCAGAGCAACAAGAGCTTTTTAAATCAGACTTGAGAAAGCGTTCCGTGATCGAGGGAAGAATCGGAACGAGCAAACGGAAATATGGACTGGATCGGATCATGACCAAGCTGATTGAAACATCAAGAACGGTGATCACGATGGCGTTCTTTGTGATGAATGCCGAGAAGGTTCTCAGGCTACTGCGCCTCTTATTATCTATTCTTGTCTCTGTGTACATCCTGATGCTCTATTTGCTCGCCTCCTGGCGCCGTCCAGCGCTTCTGTGGGCTGCTTAG
- a CDS encoding arginase family protein, producing MAGVIAIEDRQALRDLVGCDGEVELAAFSRWAQGRQGLAVASCLREIFELIDSDGSGSLNFRELEVLLAALAPACADLPAAERLLAALDRDGDNCISVEEFLQLLEADAVIELSLADLKRLKKTLAQYVNASSRSRVALVEVDCDLGAGTPGAGSGIDLLKQAAARQQELRQISDRLIEEIKGQTRPGARAAELGPATSTPHARHIETIAGVMRDAAALVASSLERGLFPIVIAGDHSTAASTIAGIRRAHPERRLGVVWIDAHADIHSPYTTPSGNMHGMPLAIASAHDNTIEAINEPDSTTRLLWKELQYLNGTGSPSIILEDLIYVAVRDTEPAENITIEHFSIPIITTDDVRRFGPEQASQRCLDHLSQVDLIYVGLAEFHSRVFRPRQGPRLSLQRQALVTSILLLEAD from the coding sequence ATGGCTGGAGTGATTGCCATTGAAGATCGCCAAGCTCTGCGTGATCTGGTTGGCTGCGATGGCGAGGTGGAGCTGGCCGCCTTCAGCCGCTGGGCCCAAGGCCGGCAGGGTTTGGCCGTTGCCTCATGCCTGCGCGAGATCTTTGAGTTAATAGATAGCGATGGCAGTGGCAGCCTCAATTTCCGGGAGCTGGAGGTGCTGCTCGCGGCCCTGGCGCCCGCCTGCGCAGATCTGCCAGCGGCAGAGCGGTTGCTGGCAGCCCTCGATCGAGATGGCGACAACTGCATCAGCGTTGAAGAATTTCTGCAGCTACTCGAAGCCGATGCGGTGATCGAGCTGTCGCTGGCAGATCTGAAGCGACTCAAAAAGACCCTGGCTCAGTATGTAAACGCCTCCAGCCGCTCCAGGGTTGCCTTGGTAGAGGTCGACTGCGACCTCGGTGCTGGCACGCCTGGAGCAGGTTCTGGCATTGATTTGCTCAAGCAGGCCGCTGCCCGTCAGCAGGAGCTACGCCAAATCAGCGATCGTTTAATTGAGGAAATAAAGGGTCAGACCAGGCCAGGCGCCCGAGCCGCGGAGCTGGGCCCCGCCACCTCCACCCCCCACGCACGCCATATCGAGACGATTGCCGGCGTGATGCGGGACGCGGCCGCCTTGGTGGCCTCCAGCCTGGAGCGCGGGCTGTTCCCAATCGTGATCGCTGGTGATCACTCCACGGCTGCCTCCACCATCGCCGGCATTCGCCGGGCCCATCCCGAGCGGCGCCTAGGTGTGGTGTGGATCGATGCCCATGCCGATATCCATTCCCCGTACACCACGCCCTCCGGCAACATGCACGGCATGCCTTTGGCCATTGCCTCGGCTCACGACAACACCATTGAGGCCATCAACGAGCCCGATTCCACGACCAGGTTGCTTTGGAAGGAGCTCCAATATCTCAATGGCACAGGATCGCCGTCGATCATTCTTGAAGACCTGATTTATGTGGCAGTTCGTGATACGGAGCCGGCGGAAAATATCACGATTGAGCATTTCTCCATACCGATCATTACGACGGATGATGTTCGGCGATTCGGACCAGAGCAGGCATCCCAGCGCTGCCTAGACCATCTCAGTCAGGTCGATTTGATCTATGTAGGGCTTGCTGAATTTCATTCGCGGGTTTTTCGTCCGCGCCAAGGGCCGCGACTCAGCCTGCAGCGCCAAGCGCTGGTGACCTCAATTTTACTCCTAGAAGCTGACTAA
- a CDS encoding ATP-binding cassette domain-containing protein, which yields MTSLLILQDITVKGRSQPRLDRVSLQLEPGERVALLGPSGAGKSTLLAVANGLLAPDQGNVRWQGEPRGRTVRARRRQQARIGTLWQDLRLIEELTVQQNLNAARLAVWGWPRALLNLLLPLETAACAAVLQRLDLDPALLNQPVSALSGGQRQRVALARLLRQEPLLLLADEPLASLDPRLAADLLALLLELASPPRALLLSLHRPDLLVGFDRVVGLRAGQLVFDQPGSSLETSQLKALYAGAERP from the coding sequence GTGACGTCCCTACTGATCCTCCAAGACATCACCGTCAAGGGCCGCAGTCAACCTCGCCTGGATCGGGTGTCGCTGCAGCTGGAGCCGGGGGAACGGGTCGCCCTGCTGGGCCCCAGCGGTGCCGGCAAGAGCACCCTGCTGGCGGTGGCCAATGGCCTGCTGGCCCCCGACCAGGGCAACGTGCGGTGGCAGGGGGAACCCCGGGGCCGGACAGTCCGCGCCCGGCGGCGCCAGCAGGCACGCATCGGCACCCTTTGGCAGGACCTGCGCCTGATCGAGGAGCTCACGGTGCAGCAAAACCTCAACGCCGCCCGGCTGGCGGTATGGGGCTGGCCGCGGGCCCTGCTCAACCTGTTGCTGCCCTTGGAAACCGCAGCCTGCGCGGCGGTGCTGCAACGGCTCGATCTAGATCCGGCCCTGCTTAACCAGCCCGTCTCGGCCCTCTCCGGGGGCCAGCGCCAACGGGTGGCCCTCGCCAGGCTGCTGCGGCAGGAGCCTTTACTGCTGCTCGCCGATGAACCCCTGGCCAGCCTGGATCCACGCCTGGCCGCCGATCTGCTGGCCCTGCTGCTGGAGCTGGCGAGCCCGCCAAGGGCCCTACTGCTCAGCCTGCACCGCCCCGACCTACTGGTCGGTTTCGACCGGGTCGTGGGGCTGCGGGCCGGCCAGCTGGTATTTGACCAGCCCGGCTCCAGTCTCGAGACAAGCCAGCTCAAGGCGCTCTACGCCGGTGCCGAGAGGCCATGA
- a CDS encoding phosphonate ABC transporter, which produces MRPAAPLWVLLPALVLLPVLALLPGISHGGGWELVGQFAAAALQPSLEPLVVGSVLGGLGVTAGIALLGWAASLALGLLLGIASSRVVWQTCYGSAAPASWIRRLLALPRSIHELLWGLLLLQVVGLQPVVAVVAIAIPFGALVARVVSDLLDALPTANLEALRCGGVAGPAALVTALGPPLLPQVISYSGYRLECALRSATMLGVFGLGGLGTELRLTLQSLAFRELWTGLWLLLAVMLLLETLVGWLRRRWAMPVRLGLNQRGVGRQGQEILAVGLVLLPTLGLVAWQLGIDPAGLLRWQGLPPLGPADWGAMLALPWASLVGSTLLLTLLAAALAVGLAPLMLLVVQPCRPLLALVQGLWALGRLWPPPLTALLLLFVLQPGLVTGALALGFHNLAILGRLLLEAAETSGAPQQQALLAAGAGPRLALLYGRFSSLARPYLAYGAYRSDVILRESVVVGLVGATGLGSQLLESLSSFAGDELLALVLVYAALTLLGEDLSDRARLWLLETPHGDGPPQEAGGAWR; this is translated from the coding sequence ATGAGGCCCGCGGCGCCGCTGTGGGTCCTGCTGCCCGCCCTGGTGCTCCTGCCGGTGCTGGCCCTGCTGCCCGGGATCAGCCATGGCGGCGGCTGGGAGCTGGTGGGCCAGTTTGCCGCCGCCGCCCTGCAGCCATCCCTGGAGCCGCTCGTGGTGGGATCGGTGCTGGGGGGCCTGGGCGTTACGGCGGGCATCGCCCTGCTGGGCTGGGCCGCCAGCCTGGCCCTGGGACTGTTGCTCGGCATCGCCAGCTCCCGGGTGGTGTGGCAAACCTGCTACGGCAGCGCCGCTCCAGCCAGCTGGATCCGTCGCCTACTGGCCCTGCCTCGCTCCATTCATGAACTGCTCTGGGGACTGCTGCTGCTGCAGGTGGTCGGACTCCAGCCGGTGGTGGCGGTGGTGGCGATCGCCATTCCCTTCGGGGCCCTGGTGGCCCGGGTGGTGAGCGACCTGCTCGATGCCCTGCCAACCGCCAACCTGGAGGCCCTGCGCTGTGGCGGCGTAGCCGGACCGGCAGCTCTGGTTACCGCCCTGGGGCCACCGCTGCTGCCCCAGGTGATCAGCTACAGCGGCTACCGGCTCGAATGTGCCCTGCGCAGCGCCACCATGCTGGGGGTATTCGGTCTGGGGGGCCTGGGCACCGAGCTGCGCCTCACCCTGCAGTCGCTGGCCTTCAGGGAACTCTGGACCGGCCTGTGGCTCCTGCTGGCGGTGATGCTTCTGCTGGAGACCCTGGTGGGCTGGCTGCGGCGCCGCTGGGCCATGCCGGTGCGGCTGGGACTCAACCAGCGGGGCGTGGGCCGGCAGGGCCAGGAGATCCTGGCGGTTGGCCTGGTGCTGCTGCCTACCCTGGGCCTGGTGGCCTGGCAGCTTGGGATCGACCCCGCCGGCCTGCTGCGCTGGCAGGGCCTGCCCCCCCTGGGCCCGGCCGACTGGGGGGCGATGCTGGCCCTGCCCTGGGCGAGCCTGGTTGGCAGCACCCTGCTGCTCACCCTGCTGGCCGCAGCCCTGGCCGTGGGTCTGGCGCCATTGATGCTGCTGGTCGTGCAGCCCTGTCGGCCCCTGCTGGCTTTGGTGCAAGGGCTGTGGGCCCTGGGGAGGCTCTGGCCGCCACCGCTGACAGCCCTGTTGCTGCTGTTTGTACTGCAGCCCGGGCTGGTCACCGGCGCCCTGGCCCTGGGGTTCCACAACCTCGCCATTCTGGGCCGACTCTTGCTGGAGGCAGCCGAAACCAGCGGAGCCCCCCAGCAGCAGGCCCTGCTGGCGGCGGGGGCAGGGCCCCGGCTGGCCCTGCTCTACGGCCGCTTCAGCTCTCTGGCCCGCCCCTACCTGGCCTATGGCGCCTACCGGAGCGATGTGATTCTGCGCGAATCGGTGGTGGTGGGCCTGGTGGGGGCCACGGGCCTGGGCAGCCAACTGCTGGAGTCCCTCAGTTCCTTTGCCGGTGACGAGCTGCTAGCTCTGGTGCTGGTCTATGCAGCGCTGACCCTGCTGGGGGAAGATCTCAGCGACCGCGCACGCCTCTGGCTTCTGGAGACCCCCCATGGTGATGGCCCACCCCAGGAAGCTGGTGGCGCTTGGCGATAG
- a CDS encoding GDSL-type esterase/lipase family protein translates to MVMAHPRKLVALGDSGIFGWGDPLEGGWCERLRRHWMELPGGPVLYNLGVRGDGLERLAARLKAEVGCRGELRRQQPQGILLGVGLNDTARVGRANGRPQLDGEGFLFGLQQLLHQAKAIAPVHVIGLTPVDEAAMPYAGVLWYRLDDIRRYEGLLEEACLEADVPFLPLLEGLLADPDWPQWLAGDGLHFNSEGHRQVYRRVSSWPALLAWADLVPLAGLTPMG, encoded by the coding sequence ATGGTGATGGCCCACCCCAGGAAGCTGGTGGCGCTTGGCGATAGCGGCATCTTCGGCTGGGGAGACCCGCTGGAGGGGGGCTGGTGCGAGCGATTGCGGCGCCACTGGATGGAGCTGCCCGGCGGCCCGGTGCTCTACAACCTGGGCGTGCGCGGCGACGGGCTGGAGCGGCTGGCGGCCCGGCTGAAGGCCGAGGTGGGCTGCCGCGGCGAGCTAAGGCGCCAGCAACCCCAGGGGATCCTGCTGGGAGTAGGCCTGAACGACACCGCCCGGGTGGGGCGAGCCAATGGCCGGCCCCAGCTCGACGGGGAGGGATTCCTATTTGGCCTGCAGCAGTTGCTGCACCAGGCCAAGGCGATCGCACCCGTGCACGTGATTGGCCTCACCCCGGTGGACGAGGCGGCCATGCCCTACGCAGGGGTGCTCTGGTATCGGCTGGACGACATCCGCCGCTATGAGGGTTTGCTGGAGGAGGCCTGCCTGGAAGCGGATGTGCCTTTCCTGCCCCTGCTGGAGGGGCTGCTGGCAGACCCCGACTGGCCCCAGTGGCTGGCCGGCGATGGCCTGCACTTCAACAGCGAGGGGCACCGGCAGGTCTACCGCCGGGTCAGTAGCTGGCCGGCCCTGTTGGCCTGGGCCGACCTGGTGCCCCTGGCGGGCCTAACGCCGATGGGGTGA
- a CDS encoding sigma factor, with amino-acid sequence MSTCQIHERNRSWLEAMAASPDANTRLRWRNALVEVNLGLVRMVAQRQSLRSGQPFDELVSAGNLGLIRAVEAFDLRQRCNLSSFAVPYIKGAMLHDVRDNGQPLRTPRRLRELQQRARRLQEQRRSRGQAPLANEALAAELGCRSGQLEEAAAVQRALQVCSLDAPLGGEDAGEPSCLLDQLAAQGAPSWATAEAGDPGDVPQGPQQWLLTQLEQLDTQDKRLLEGHWFEGRSWKELALELRLSCRQTQQRGETLLGWLQAAAGQIPASASESAIQSAIASKAAMAV; translated from the coding sequence ATGTCCACCTGTCAGATCCACGAGCGCAACCGCAGCTGGCTGGAAGCCATGGCCGCCAGCCCCGACGCAAACACCCGCCTGCGCTGGCGTAACGCCCTGGTGGAAGTGAACCTTGGCCTGGTGCGGATGGTGGCCCAGCGCCAGAGCCTGCGCAGTGGCCAACCCTTCGATGAGCTGGTGTCGGCCGGCAACTTGGGCCTGATCAGGGCAGTGGAGGCCTTTGATCTGCGCCAGCGCTGCAACCTCAGCAGCTTTGCCGTTCCCTACATCAAAGGGGCGATGTTGCACGACGTGCGAGACAACGGCCAGCCCCTGCGTACCCCCCGGCGACTGCGGGAATTGCAGCAGCGGGCCAGGCGCCTGCAGGAGCAGCGGCGCAGCAGGGGCCAGGCACCCCTGGCAAACGAAGCCCTGGCCGCGGAGCTGGGCTGCCGCAGCGGCCAACTAGAGGAGGCAGCCGCGGTTCAGCGGGCGCTGCAGGTGTGCAGCCTCGATGCCCCACTTGGCGGTGAAGACGCTGGAGAGCCCAGCTGCCTGCTCGATCAGCTGGCAGCCCAGGGCGCTCCAAGCTGGGCAACCGCCGAGGCAGGGGATCCTGGCGATGTCCCCCAGGGGCCTCAGCAGTGGTTGCTGACGCAACTGGAGCAACTCGACACCCAGGACAAACGCCTGCTGGAGGGCCACTGGTTCGAAGGGCGGAGCTGGAAAGAACTGGCACTGGAGCTGCGCCTGAGCTGCCGCCAGACCCAGCAGCGGGGCGAAACCCTGCTGGGCTGGCTTCAGGCGGCCGCGGGCCAGATCCCAGCCAGCGCCTCTGAAAGCGCCATCCAAAGCGCCATTGCCAGCAAGGCGGCAATGGCCGTCTGA
- a CDS encoding TIGR00297 family protein — translation MSELALVAPQSWGHWLGALALNAGLIALAQRLPVLTRAGWVHAGCLGTLLWGCLGPPGWLAVVLYLVLGSAVTRLGFRAKLARGLAEARGGARGPENVWGSAATGTLLAMAATLAPPAWQPLLLIGFAASFAAKLADTFGSEIGKRWGRHTVLITTLRPVPPGSEGAISLEGTAASLVGSALMALLMLALGLLSDASTWLLVTLVGLVATLLESLIGATAQQRWLWLSNELVNGIQTAIAALLAMALWMALSEALAGIWPAAA, via the coding sequence ATTTCTGAGTTGGCCCTGGTTGCCCCCCAGAGCTGGGGCCACTGGTTAGGTGCCCTGGCCCTCAACGCCGGGCTGATTGCCCTGGCCCAGCGACTGCCGGTGCTGACCCGAGCCGGCTGGGTCCATGCCGGCTGCCTCGGCACCCTGCTGTGGGGCTGCCTTGGGCCACCGGGCTGGCTGGCGGTGGTGCTCTACCTGGTGCTGGGGTCGGCGGTGACCCGCCTGGGGTTTCGCGCCAAATTGGCCCGCGGTCTGGCGGAGGCCCGCGGCGGGGCCCGCGGCCCCGAGAACGTCTGGGGCTCGGCCGCCACCGGCACCCTGCTGGCGATGGCTGCCACCCTGGCACCGCCGGCTTGGCAGCCCCTGCTGCTGATCGGCTTTGCCGCCAGCTTCGCGGCCAAATTGGCGGACACCTTCGGCAGTGAGATCGGCAAGCGCTGGGGCCGCCACACCGTGTTGATCACCACCCTTCGCCCGGTCCCCCCCGGCAGCGAGGGGGCGATCAGCCTCGAGGGCACCGCCGCCAGCCTGGTCGGCAGTGCCCTGATGGCCCTGCTGATGCTGGCCCTGGGATTGTTGTCTGATGCTTCCACCTGGTTGCTGGTGACCCTGGTGGGGTTGGTGGCGACCCTGCTTGAGAGCCTGATTGGGGCCACCGCCCAGCAGCGTTGGCTCTGGCTGAGCAATGAGCTGGTCAATGGGATTCAGACGGCCATTGCCGCCTTGCTGGCAATGGCGCTTTGGATGGCGCTTTCAGAGGCGCTGGCTGGGATCTGGCCCGCGGCCGCCTGA